One region of Wyeomyia smithii strain HCP4-BCI-WySm-NY-G18 chromosome 3, ASM2978416v1, whole genome shotgun sequence genomic DNA includes:
- the LOC129727581 gene encoding transport and Golgi organization protein 11 isoform X1 → MARSISPGGYSNYEDDSLFQNAAYTHDINEQMRVPKRIRATGDYFDDNELLSNGNGAINSWNYHDKIEMNVPDRIVVLGQDQHLVLTSGTKSAPREIMLENSILPKDPGFVRVSTPPRVISLSEHHFPSASDDPEERETTDEYEARSLDSAEGMNNGTSGAGSRQRLSRADGRVVVSGPGGSSQKRTPFSKPNNSELVLSRSFREETPTFGGSVENLTPPEEMTHLRRQVTKMNRRLLALELDNMQRQQREKIIYCVGLAYLLLKTFMWLSRK, encoded by the exons atggCTCGTTCGATTAGTCCTGGTGGTTATTCTAATTATGAAGATGACTCTCTGTTCCAAAATGCAGCTTACACACATGACATCAACGAGCAGATGCGAGTCCCAAAGCGTATTCGGGCTACAGGCGATTATTTCGATGATAATGAGCTTCTTTCGAATGGGAACGGAGCGATCAATTCCTGGAACTATCACGACAAGATTGAGATGAACGTTCCGGACCGCATCGTGGTGCTCGGACAAGATCAGCATTTAG TTCTTACGTCAGGCACAAAATCGGCTCCCCGTGAGATAATGCTGGAGAACTCGATTCTTCCGAAAGACCCTGGCTTTGTGCGGGTTTCGACGCCACCGCGTGTCATTTCGCTATCAGAGCATCACTTTCCATCCGCTTCGGATGATCCAGAAGAGCGAGAGACAACCGATGAATACGAAGCACGCTCGCTGGACTCCGCTGAAGGCATGAACAATGGCACTAGTGGTGCCGGCTCTAGGCAGCGTTTGTCCCGGGCTGATGGTCGAGTGGTTGTCAGTGGACCAGGGGGCTCTTCGCAGAAGAGGACCCCCTTTTCAAAACCCAATAATTCTGAGCTAGTCCTTAGCAGAAG TTTTCGCGAAGAGACACCCACTTTTGGTGGGAGCGTAGAAAACCTGACCCCGCCGGAAGAAATGACCCACCTGCGTAGGCAGGTGACCAAAATGAACCGCCGACTGCTGGCTCTCGAACTGGACAACATGCAACGACAGCAGCGGGAAAAAATCATCTACTGCGTTGGCTTAGCTTATCTGCTGCTAAAAACATTCATGTGGCTTAGTCGGAAATAA
- the LOC129727581 gene encoding transport and Golgi organization protein 11 isoform X2 translates to MARSISPGGYSNYEDDSLFQNAAYTHDINEQMRVPKRIRATGDYFDDNELLSNGNGAINSWNYHDKIEMNVPDRIVVLGQDQHLGTKSAPREIMLENSILPKDPGFVRVSTPPRVISLSEHHFPSASDDPEERETTDEYEARSLDSAEGMNNGTSGAGSRQRLSRADGRVVVSGPGGSSQKRTPFSKPNNSELVLSRSFREETPTFGGSVENLTPPEEMTHLRRQVTKMNRRLLALELDNMQRQQREKIIYCVGLAYLLLKTFMWLSRK, encoded by the exons atggCTCGTTCGATTAGTCCTGGTGGTTATTCTAATTATGAAGATGACTCTCTGTTCCAAAATGCAGCTTACACACATGACATCAACGAGCAGATGCGAGTCCCAAAGCGTATTCGGGCTACAGGCGATTATTTCGATGATAATGAGCTTCTTTCGAATGGGAACGGAGCGATCAATTCCTGGAACTATCACGACAAGATTGAGATGAACGTTCCGGACCGCATCGTGGTGCTCGGACAAGATCAGCATTTAG GCACAAAATCGGCTCCCCGTGAGATAATGCTGGAGAACTCGATTCTTCCGAAAGACCCTGGCTTTGTGCGGGTTTCGACGCCACCGCGTGTCATTTCGCTATCAGAGCATCACTTTCCATCCGCTTCGGATGATCCAGAAGAGCGAGAGACAACCGATGAATACGAAGCACGCTCGCTGGACTCCGCTGAAGGCATGAACAATGGCACTAGTGGTGCCGGCTCTAGGCAGCGTTTGTCCCGGGCTGATGGTCGAGTGGTTGTCAGTGGACCAGGGGGCTCTTCGCAGAAGAGGACCCCCTTTTCAAAACCCAATAATTCTGAGCTAGTCCTTAGCAGAAG TTTTCGCGAAGAGACACCCACTTTTGGTGGGAGCGTAGAAAACCTGACCCCGCCGGAAGAAATGACCCACCTGCGTAGGCAGGTGACCAAAATGAACCGCCGACTGCTGGCTCTCGAACTGGACAACATGCAACGACAGCAGCGGGAAAAAATCATCTACTGCGTTGGCTTAGCTTATCTGCTGCTAAAAACATTCATGTGGCTTAGTCGGAAATAA